CGAGGGACGCTTCGAACGAGGGGACATCGTGGACGAAAGCGGCGGGAGCGGCAGGCCGCAGTCCGACGGCGCGGACGGCCCGCGGCCGGCGGAACCACACGGCCCGCACCACACGCCCGGCTCCCAGGAGCCGACGCGCCCGATCGGCACGGCCGAGGGACCGGAGCGCCCGGCGGACGGGCCGACGCGCCCGGCCGACGAGCCCCGGCGACCGGCCGAGCCGCCGAGAGACGAGCACACGACCTCCCTCACCAAGACACCGGGCACCGACACGCCGAGCGCTGAAACTCCGCGCACCGAAACGCGGCGCGCTGAAACTCCGAGCGCCGAGACGCCGCGCACCGAGAGCCCGCGCGCCGAGACGCCGCCCACCGAAACCCCGCACGCCGAAACGCCGAGGGAAGAACGCCCCGCCGAACCCCCGCGGCCCCGCGCCGCGTACTCCGGCCGCCCCGGCAAGGGAACCCCCGTACCGCCCAAGGCCCAAAAAGGCCCCGGCGGCGGCCTCCTCATGGGCAAACCCTTCGGCGTACCCGTCTACGTCGCCCCCAGCTGGTTCCTCGTCGCCGCCCTCATCACCTGGGTCTTCGGCAACCAGCTCGACCGCGTCCTGCCCGAGCTCGGCGGCGCCCGCTACCTCGTCTCCCTCTTCTTCGCCGTCGCCTTCTACGCCTCCGTACTCGTCCACGAACTCGCCCACACCGTCGCGGCCCTCCGCTTCAAACTCCCCGTGCGCCGCATCCAGCTCCAGTTCTTCGGCGGCGTCTCCGAGATCGAGAAGGAGTCCGAGACCCCCGGCCGCGAATTCGTCCTCGCCTTCGTCGGCCCCCTCCTCTCCCTCGTCCTCGCCGGCGTCTTCTACGCGGGCATGCAGGCCGTCGACGCGGGCACCGTCCCCGGCGTCCTCCTCGCCGGCCTGATGATCTCCAACCTCATCGTCGCCGCCTTCAACCTGCTGCCCGGCCTGCCCCTCGACGGCGGCCGCATGCTGCGCGCCGTCGTCTGGAAGATCACCGGCAAGCCCATGAGCGGCACCGTCGCCGCCGCCTGGGTCGGCCGCGCCCTCGCCATCTCCGTCCTCATCGGACTGCCCCTGCTCAACCAGTCCGGCGCCCTCGGCGGCGAAGCCCAGGACATCGGCGGCATGGACACCGTCACCGACGCCCTGCTCGCCGCGATCCTCGCCGCCATCATCTGGACCGGCGCGGGAAACAGCCTCCGCATGGCCCGCCTGCGCGAACACCTCCCCGAGCTCCGCGCCCGCACCCTCACCCGCCGCGCCGTCCCCGTCGAAAGCGAAACACCCCTCTCCGAAGCACTGCGCCGCGCCAACGAAGCAGGAGCCCGCGCCCTCGTCGTCGTCGACACCGACGGCGACCCCATGGCCCTCGTCCGCGAAGCGGCCATCGTCTCCGTGCCCCAGCACCGCCGCCCCTGGGTCGGCGTCGGCGGCCTCGCCCAGGACCTCACCGAGGGCATGCGCATCTCCGTCGAGCTCGCCGGCGAGGAACTGCTCGACACCCTCCGCGCCACGCCCGCCACCGAATACCTCGTCGTCGAGGAGTCCGGCGAGATCTACGGAGTCCTCTCCGCCGCGGACGTCGAGCGCGCCTTCGTGAAGGCCATGGCCCGCCCCACCTGAGGCAGCCCCCAGGGCCCGCCCAGGTGGTCGGCGGCCCGCGCGGAGGCCGGTAGGCTGGTCACATGTCCGAACCGACCGGTGCCGCCCGCCGTCGCGGGCCCTTCAAGGTCGGGGACCAGGTCCAGCTCACCGACCCCAAGGGACGCCACTACACGTTCACGCTCGAGGCCGGGAAGAATTTCCACACCCACAAGGGTTCCTTCCCCCACGACGAGCTGATCGGCGCTCCCGAGGGCAGTGTTGTCCGAACCACGGGAAACGTCGCCTACCTGGCGCTGCGACCCCTGCTCCCCGACTACGTCCTGTCCATGCCCCGCGGCGCCGCCGTGGTCTACCCCAAGGACGCGGGGCAGATCCTGGCCTTCGCCGACATCTTCCCCGGCGCACGCGTCGTCGAGGCGGGCGTGGGCTCCGGCTCGCTGAGCAGCTTCCTGCTCCGCGCCATCGGCGACCAGGGCATGCTGCACTCCTACGAGCGCCGCGAGGACTTCGCCGAGATCGCCCAGCAGAACGTCGAGCGCTACTTCGGCGGACCGCACCCCGCCTGGCAGCTCACCGTCGGCGACCTCCAGGACAACCTCAGCGACACCGAGGTCGACCGGGTCATCCTCGACATGCTCGCCCCCTGGGAATGCCTCGAAGCCGTCTCCAAGGCACTCGTCCCCGGCGGCATCCTCTGCTGCTACGTCGCGACCACCACCCAGCTCGCCCGGACCGTCGAGTCCATCCGCGAGATCGGCGGCTTCAACGAGCCGACCGCCTGGGAATCGATGATCCGCAACTGGCACATCGAAGGCCTCGCCGTCCGCCCGGACCACCGCATGATCGGACACACCGGCTTCCTCCTCACCGCCCGCCGCCTCGCGGACGGCGTCGAGCCGCCCATGCGCCGCCGCCGCCCCGCCAAGGGCGCCTACGGCGAGGACTACTCAGGACCGAACGCCGACGGCGGCTCCCCGCGCTGACCCGCGCGGCACGCCCCGTCCAAAAAGCAGGCGCCGCCGCCGAGTTCCCTGACCGACCAGGGAACTCGGCGGCGGCGCCGTTTCGTTGACAGGGCACCAGCCCCGTACCCGAAGAACCGCGAGAACCACCGGACCCGGTGTTCCACCTCACTGTGACGTATGGCACGATGCTGGCCACCTCCCCACCGGCACAGCCCTCACAGGAGACCCTTCCCCGTGCAGCACCCCGCGGTCCCGGAACTGGCACACACCACCACCCGCCCCATCCACTGGCTGGCCACCGCGGCCGCACTCGCCGCCGTCGTCGCGGGCTCCGCCGTCCTGCAGCCCGACGCCGCCACCGCGGCCCAGACCGGCCCCAAGACCCACTCCAGGGCCGCCGCGGGCGCACCCGTCCCGGTCCCCGCGCCCGACCCCGCCGCCGTCGACTTCCCGATCGCCTGCGGCCCCGTCGACCCCGTGGTGAAGAAGAAGGCCTCCGGCGACCTCGACGGCGACGGCAGGCCCGAAACCGTCGCCGTCGTCCACTGCGAAGCCGGCTCCGGCACCCCGCCCGACGGCGTCTACGTGATCACCCGGCCCAAGACCGGCAAACCCCGCGTGGTCGCCACCCTCCTCGACCCCGAGGACCGACAGAACGTGACCGGCCTCGCCCTGCGCGACGGCGCCGTCACCGCGACCCTGCTCGGCTACTCCTCACCCGACGTGCCCCGCTGCTGCCCCGACCGGAAGGACAAGGCCAAGTGGCAGTGGAAGGACGGCACGTTCGAGCGCACCACCCCCGCAGGAGCACGCAGCGTGTGACACCGCCGCAGGGGTGAAATCAGGCCGCGTCGGGGCCGTACACCTCGACGCTGTCCGAAACGCGGCGCACATGAATGCAGTCGCCCGGACACTCCTTGGCCGAATCCACCACATCGTTGAGGAGCGTCAGCGGCACGGGCGTTGTCGCCCCAGGAGCCTGCAACAGCTCGTCGTCGGCGCTCTTCACATACGCCAGACCATCGATGTCCAGCTCGAAGACCTCAGGCGCGTACTGCGCACAGATGCCGTCCCCGGTACAGAGGTCCTGGTCGATCCAGACCTCCAGATCGTGGCCCTCACTGCCGGTCTCGGCCTCGTGCCGCACGGTCATCTCTCCTGCCGGTCTCTGCGCCGAGCGGCCCGACAATGCAGCAAGTCGGGCCAGCCCTGACGGGTGTTGAACGCTTCGACGATACAACCGCCCGCTTTCCGATGTTGTTGGGTGGGTATTCCCCTGGTGTGAGGGAGAGCGCAAGGGTGAAGATCGGACACACCCCCACCGTCTTTGTGATCTAGGGGTTTCAATCGACACCCACCCAGGTAGGGTCAGGAAGCGTCCAGCTCCCCTTGGAGGAGGTGAGGACCGTGGCAGCCCACGACGACGACATCAACCGCGGCATCCGGCCGGGGCGAGGGTCTGAAGACCCTGCCGGTCAGGTTGCCTATCTCGAGCAGGAAATCGCCGTCCTGCGACGCAAGCTCGCCGACTCTCCGCGTCATACGAGGATTCTCGAAGAGCGGATCGTCGAGCTGCAGACCAACCTGGCCGGCGTGTCCGCACAGAACGAGCGGCTCGCCAACACGCTCCGTGAGGCCCGCGACCAGATCGTGGCCCTCAAGGAGGAAGTCGACCGGCTCGCACAGCCACCGGCCGGCTTCGGAGTCTTCCTCGTGGCGAACGAGGACGGCACGGCGGACATCTTCACCGGGGGCCGCAAGCTCCGGGTGAACGTCAGCCCGAGCGTGGAGCTCGAAGAGCTCAGGCGCGGCCAGGAAGTCATGCTCAACGAAGCGCTCAACGTGGTCGAGGCCATGGAGTACGAGAGCGTCGGCGACATCGTCACCCTCAAGGAGATCCTCGAGGACGGCGACCGAGCCCTGGTGGTGGGACACACCGACGAAGAACGAGTGGTCCGGCTCGCCGAACCCCTCCTCGACGTCACCATCCGCCCGGGCGACGCCCTCCTTCTCGAACCCCGCTCCGGCTACGTCTACGAGGTCGTGCCCAAGAGCGAGGTCGAAGAGCTCGTCCTCGAAGAAGTCCCCGACATCAGCTACGAAAAGATCGGCGGCCTCGGCGGCCAGATCGAAATGATCCGGGACGCCGTCGAACTTCCGTACCTCTACCCCGACCTCTTCAAGGAGCACGAACTGCGGCCCCCCAAGGGTGTGCTGCTGTACGGGCCCCCCGGCTGCGGCAAAACGCTGATCGCGAAAGCCGTCGCCAATTCACTCGCCAAGAAGGTCGCCGAGGTGACCGGCCAGCCCGCGGGGAAGAGCTACTTCCTCAACATCAAGGGCCCCGAACTCCTCAACAAGTACGTCGGCGAGACCGAGCGCCACATCCGCCTGGTCTTCCAGCGTGCCCGTGAGAAGGCGAGCGAGGGCACCCCCGTCATCGTCTTCTTCGACGAGATGGAATCCCTCTTCCGCACCCGCGGATCCGGCGTCAGCTCGGACGTGGAGAACACCATCGTCCCCCAGCTGCTCGCCGAGATCGACGGCGTGGAAGGCCTGGAGAACGTCATCGTCATCGGCGCCTCCAACCGCGAGGACATGATCGACCCCGCGATCCTGCGCCCCGGACGACTCGACGTGAAGATCAAGATCGAGCGCCCGGACGCCCAGGCCGCGAAGGACATCTTCGCCAAGTACCTCACCGAACGGCTGCCGCTGCACGCCGACGACCTCGCCGAACACAGCGCCGACCGGCGCTCCACCGTGGACGGCATGATCCAGTCCGTCGTCGAGCAGATGTACGCCGAGTCCGAGGAGAACCGCTTCCTCGAGGTGACGTACGCGAACGGCGACAAGGAAGTCCTCTACTTCAAGGACTTCAATTCCGGCGCCATGATCGAGAACATCGTGGGCCGCGCCAAGAAGATGGCCATCAAGGCCTTCCTCGAAGCGAACCAGAAGGGCCTCCGGGTCGCTCACCTCCTCCAGGCTTGCATCGACGAGTTCAAGGAGAACGAGGACCTGCCCAACACCACCAACCCCGACGACTGGGCCAGGATCTCCGGAAAGAAGGGCGAACGGATCGTGTACATCCGCACCCTCGTCACCGGAAAGCAGGGCGCGGACACGGGACGCTCCATCGACACGGTGGCCAACACCGGTCAATACCTGTAGAACACAGGGCGGCTGCGGGTGTCCTTCACGGGTACCCGCAGCCGTCTGTTTTTCAATGACAGCAATGATCTCCCCACCAGCGCAAAGGCGTTCTAGGCTCTTCGGTACCGCCGAGTCGCGCAGTGCGGGGACGGGCACCGCACACGCACCGGAGCACCAGCGGTACTTGAGCGCCGTTCCCGAACGGGAGCGCCGCCGGGCAAGGAGGGCCGCATGACCGTACGGCGAGTAATGGGCATCGAGACGGAGTACGGCATCTCCGTCCCCGGCCACCCCAACGCCAATGCCATGCTCACCTCATCCCAGATCGTCAACGCCTACGCCGCGGCGATGCACCGGGCGCGACGCGCCCGCTGGGACTTCGAGGAAGAGAACCCGCTGCGGGACGCGCGGGGCTTCGACCTCGCCCGCGAGGCCGCCGACTCCAGCCAGCTGACCGACGAGGACATCGGCCTCGCCAACGTCATCCTCACCAACGGCGCACGCCTCTACGTCGACCACGCACACCCCGAATACAGCTCCCCGGAGATCACCAACCCCTGGGACGCCGTCCTCTGGGACAAGGCCGGCGAACGCATCATGGCCGAAGCCGCGGAACGCGCCGCGGCACTGCCCGGCGCCCAGCCGATCCACCTCTACAAGAACAACACCGACAACAAGGGCGCCTCCTACGGCACGCACGAGAACTACCTGATGAAGCGGGACACCCCCTTCTCCGACATCGTGCGGCACCTGACCCCCTTCTTCGTCTCCCGCCAGGTCGTCACCGGAGCGGGACGCGTCGGCATCGGCCAGGACGGCCACGAACATGGCTTCCAGCTCAGCCAGCGCGCCGACTACTTCGAAGTCGAGGTCGGCCTCGAGACCACCCTCAAGCGCCCCATCATCAACACCCGTGACGAACCCCACTCGGACGCCGAGAAGTACCGCAGGCTCCACGTCATCATCGGCGACGCCAACCTCTCCGAGATCTCGACGTACCTGAAGCTCGGCACCACCTCCCTCGTCCTCGCGATGATCGAGGAGGGCTTCATCGCGGTGGACCTGGCGGTCGACCAGCCCGTGCGCACCCTCCACCAGATCTCCCACGACCCGTCCCTCAAGCACCCCGTCACGCTGCGCAGCGGACGGTCACTCACCGCGGTGCAGCTCCAGATGGAGTACTTCGAGCTGGCCCGCAAATTCGTCGAGGAGCGGTACGGCTCCGACGCCGACGATCAGACGAAGGATGTCCTGTCCCGCTGGGAAGACGTCCTCGGCCGTCTGGAGAGCGACCCGATGAGCCTCTCCGGAGAGCTCGACTGGGTCGCCAAACGAGAACTCATGGAGGGCTACCGCCGACGCGACGACCTCGACTGGGACGCCGCGCGCCTCCACCTCGTCGACCTCCAGTACGCCGACGTACGGGCCGAGAAGGGCCTGTACAACCGCCTGGTGGCCCGGGGCAAGATGAAGCGGCTCCTCGACGAGGCGGACGTCGAGAGGGCCACCACGAAGCCGCCCGAGGACACGCGCGCGTACTTCCGCGGCCGCTGCCTCGAGCAGTACGCGGACGACGTGGCCGCGGCGTCCTGGGACTCGGTCATCTTCGACCTCCCGGGCCGTGACTCTCTGCAACGGGTCCCCACGCTGGAGCCCCTGCGCGGCACGAGGAACCACGTCAAGGAACTCCTGGACCGCTGCCGCACGGCAGAGGACCTGGTTCGGGTCCTCTCCGGCGGCTGAAAGGTCATCGGCGGGGGAATCACCAAGGTGGGTCCCGCACGTTGAGGCAACTGCGGGGCCGATGTCGGACCCGAAGCGTAGGGTCTGATCAAGAACGTCTAACCGAGCGAGCGGGGTGAGGTAGATGGCGACCAAGGACACCGGCGGCGGACAGCAGAAGGCGACGCGTCCCACCGAGGAGACCGAGGAGCAGACGCAGGACGCGCAGGCTTCGGAGGACCTCAAGGAACGCCAGGAGAAGCTGAGCGACGACGTCGACTCCGTTCTTGACGAAATTGACGATGTCCTAGAGGAGAACGCAGAGGATTTCGTTCGATCCTTCGTTCAGAAGGGTGGAGAGTGATTTCACCTTTGAATCGAAGGCGCTCTTCAGTTCGGCTGGAATTCGCGAGTTGACCGTGACGAAGCGGTGCTCGCGGTGCCAGGAGAGTAAGCCGGGTGCGGAGTTCGCCAGCAACCGTTCTATGCGGGATGGTCTCCAGGCCTACTGCCGAGGGTGTGCGGCGGCCTATCACCAGGAACGGCAGCTGGCTCGTGGCAAGAACGTGCGGCCGAAAGTTGCGGCGCCTGCCGGGCGCAAGTTCTGCCGCACGTGCGGGGAGATCAAGCCGCACAGCGAGTGGGACCGCAACCGAAGCGCCTCGGACGGTCTTGCCACACTCTGCAAGCCCTGCAAAGCGGTGAAGGGGCGGGCGGGCCATCTGAAGCGCCAGTACGGCATGACCGAGGCGGATCTCGATGAGTTGGTCGCTGCACAAGTCGGCGTCTGCTGTATCTGCTTGGCCGCCCCGGCGGTACATGTGGATCACTGCCACGACACGGGTAGGGTCCGAGGCGTA
The window above is part of the Streptomyces venezuelae genome. Proteins encoded here:
- a CDS encoding site-2 protease family protein is translated as MDESGGSGRPQSDGADGPRPAEPHGPHHTPGSQEPTRPIGTAEGPERPADGPTRPADEPRRPAEPPRDEHTTSLTKTPGTDTPSAETPRTETRRAETPSAETPRTESPRAETPPTETPHAETPREERPAEPPRPRAAYSGRPGKGTPVPPKAQKGPGGGLLMGKPFGVPVYVAPSWFLVAALITWVFGNQLDRVLPELGGARYLVSLFFAVAFYASVLVHELAHTVAALRFKLPVRRIQLQFFGGVSEIEKESETPGREFVLAFVGPLLSLVLAGVFYAGMQAVDAGTVPGVLLAGLMISNLIVAAFNLLPGLPLDGGRMLRAVVWKITGKPMSGTVAAAWVGRALAISVLIGLPLLNQSGALGGEAQDIGGMDTVTDALLAAILAAIIWTGAGNSLRMARLREHLPELRARTLTRRAVPVESETPLSEALRRANEAGARALVVVDTDGDPMALVREAAIVSVPQHRRPWVGVGGLAQDLTEGMRISVELAGEELLDTLRATPATEYLVVEESGEIYGVLSAADVERAFVKAMARPT
- a CDS encoding tRNA (adenine-N1)-methyltransferase produces the protein MSEPTGAARRRGPFKVGDQVQLTDPKGRHYTFTLEAGKNFHTHKGSFPHDELIGAPEGSVVRTTGNVAYLALRPLLPDYVLSMPRGAAVVYPKDAGQILAFADIFPGARVVEAGVGSGSLSSFLLRAIGDQGMLHSYERREDFAEIAQQNVERYFGGPHPAWQLTVGDLQDNLSDTEVDRVILDMLAPWECLEAVSKALVPGGILCCYVATTTQLARTVESIREIGGFNEPTAWESMIRNWHIEGLAVRPDHRMIGHTGFLLTARRLADGVEPPMRRRRPAKGAYGEDYSGPNADGGSPR
- a CDS encoding ferredoxin codes for the protein MTVRHEAETGSEGHDLEVWIDQDLCTGDGICAQYAPEVFELDIDGLAYVKSADDELLQAPGATTPVPLTLLNDVVDSAKECPGDCIHVRRVSDSVEVYGPDAA
- the arc gene encoding proteasome ATPase, which gives rise to MAAHDDDINRGIRPGRGSEDPAGQVAYLEQEIAVLRRKLADSPRHTRILEERIVELQTNLAGVSAQNERLANTLREARDQIVALKEEVDRLAQPPAGFGVFLVANEDGTADIFTGGRKLRVNVSPSVELEELRRGQEVMLNEALNVVEAMEYESVGDIVTLKEILEDGDRALVVGHTDEERVVRLAEPLLDVTIRPGDALLLEPRSGYVYEVVPKSEVEELVLEEVPDISYEKIGGLGGQIEMIRDAVELPYLYPDLFKEHELRPPKGVLLYGPPGCGKTLIAKAVANSLAKKVAEVTGQPAGKSYFLNIKGPELLNKYVGETERHIRLVFQRAREKASEGTPVIVFFDEMESLFRTRGSGVSSDVENTIVPQLLAEIDGVEGLENVIVIGASNREDMIDPAILRPGRLDVKIKIERPDAQAAKDIFAKYLTERLPLHADDLAEHSADRRSTVDGMIQSVVEQMYAESEENRFLEVTYANGDKEVLYFKDFNSGAMIENIVGRAKKMAIKAFLEANQKGLRVAHLLQACIDEFKENEDLPNTTNPDDWARISGKKGERIVYIRTLVTGKQGADTGRSIDTVANTGQYL
- the dop gene encoding depupylase/deamidase Dop, whose translation is MTVRRVMGIETEYGISVPGHPNANAMLTSSQIVNAYAAAMHRARRARWDFEEENPLRDARGFDLAREAADSSQLTDEDIGLANVILTNGARLYVDHAHPEYSSPEITNPWDAVLWDKAGERIMAEAAERAAALPGAQPIHLYKNNTDNKGASYGTHENYLMKRDTPFSDIVRHLTPFFVSRQVVTGAGRVGIGQDGHEHGFQLSQRADYFEVEVGLETTLKRPIINTRDEPHSDAEKYRRLHVIIGDANLSEISTYLKLGTTSLVLAMIEEGFIAVDLAVDQPVRTLHQISHDPSLKHPVTLRSGRSLTAVQLQMEYFELARKFVEERYGSDADDQTKDVLSRWEDVLGRLESDPMSLSGELDWVAKRELMEGYRRRDDLDWDAARLHLVDLQYADVRAEKGLYNRLVARGKMKRLLDEADVERATTKPPEDTRAYFRGRCLEQYADDVAAASWDSVIFDLPGRDSLQRVPTLEPLRGTRNHVKELLDRCRTAEDLVRVLSGG
- a CDS encoding ubiquitin-like protein Pup; the encoded protein is MATKDTGGGQQKATRPTEETEEQTQDAQASEDLKERQEKLSDDVDSVLDEIDDVLEENAEDFVRSFVQKGGE
- a CDS encoding endonuclease VII domain-containing protein is translated as MRDGLQAYCRGCAAAYHQERQLARGKNVRPKVAAPAGRKFCRTCGEIKPHSEWDRNRSASDGLATLCKPCKAVKGRAGHLKRQYGMTEADLDELVAAQVGVCCICLAAPAVHVDHCHDTGRVRGVLCFSCNAALGQFKDRPDSIRRAAAYVEGNAWKPTLVAPGVYQLPS